One window of Erwinia aphidicola genomic DNA carries:
- the dxs gene encoding 1-deoxy-D-xylulose-5-phosphate synthase codes for MSFEPAKYPTLALASTVQELRLLPKESLPKLCDELRQYLLDSVSRSSGHFASGLGVVELTVALHYVYNTPFDHLVWDVGHQAYPHKILTGRRDRIGTIRQKNGLHPFPWRDESEFDVLNVGHSSTSISAGLGMAVAAGKEGKGRRTACVIGDGAITAGMAFEAMNHAGDIKADLLVVLNDNEMSISENVGALNNRLAQILSGKTYSRLREGGKKVLGGLPPIKELVKRTEEHLKGMVVPGTLFEELGFNYIGPVDGHDVLALVQTLSNMRALKGPQFLHIMTKKGKGYAPAEKDPISWHAVPKFDPASGLLPKSADGLPSYSKIFGQWLSETAAEDSKLMAVTPAMREGSGMVSFSRDYPQQYFDVAIAEQHAVTFAAGLAIGGYKPVVAIYSTFLQRAYDQLIHDVAIQKLPVLFAIDRGGIVGADGQTHQGAFDIAFLRCIPNMVIMTPSDENECRQMLFTGYHHSSGPSAVRYPRGTGTGAPLEPLASLPLGKGRVLSRGEKLAILNFGTLLPEARAAAEALNATLVDMRFVKPLDEALILELAGSHEALITLEEGAIKGGAGSGVNELLMAKRRPVPVLNIGLPDAFIPQGTQEEIRVDYQLDAAGIQQQIADWLAQ; via the coding sequence ATGAGCTTTGAACCTGCAAAATACCCGACGCTTGCCCTCGCAAGCACGGTGCAAGAATTACGTTTGCTACCGAAAGAGAGTCTGCCAAAACTCTGTGACGAGCTGCGCCAGTATCTGCTCGACAGCGTTAGCCGCTCCAGCGGTCATTTTGCTTCCGGCCTCGGCGTGGTTGAGCTCACCGTTGCGCTGCATTATGTCTACAACACGCCGTTCGATCATCTGGTGTGGGACGTCGGCCACCAGGCCTATCCGCATAAAATCCTGACCGGCCGCCGCGACCGTATCGGCACCATCCGCCAGAAAAATGGCCTGCACCCGTTCCCGTGGCGTGATGAGAGCGAGTTCGACGTGCTGAACGTCGGCCACTCCTCAACCTCCATCAGCGCCGGTCTGGGCATGGCAGTGGCCGCCGGCAAAGAAGGCAAAGGCCGCCGCACCGCCTGCGTGATTGGCGATGGGGCGATTACTGCCGGGATGGCGTTCGAAGCGATGAACCACGCAGGCGATATTAAAGCCGACCTGCTGGTGGTACTGAACGACAACGAGATGTCGATTTCCGAAAACGTCGGGGCGCTTAACAACCGTCTGGCGCAGATCCTCTCCGGCAAGACCTATTCCCGCCTGCGTGAAGGGGGCAAAAAGGTGCTCGGTGGCCTGCCGCCGATCAAAGAGCTGGTGAAGCGCACCGAAGAGCACCTGAAAGGCATGGTGGTGCCGGGAACGCTGTTTGAGGAGCTGGGCTTTAACTATATCGGCCCGGTCGACGGCCATGACGTGCTGGCGCTGGTGCAGACCTTAAGCAATATGCGCGCGCTCAAAGGCCCGCAGTTCCTGCATATCATGACCAAAAAAGGCAAGGGCTATGCCCCGGCCGAAAAAGATCCGATTAGCTGGCACGCGGTACCTAAATTTGACCCGGCCAGCGGCCTGCTGCCAAAAAGCGCCGACGGTCTGCCAAGCTACTCTAAAATTTTCGGCCAGTGGCTGAGTGAAACCGCCGCGGAAGACAGCAAGCTGATGGCGGTCACCCCGGCGATGCGCGAAGGTTCCGGTATGGTGAGCTTCTCGCGCGACTATCCGCAGCAATATTTCGACGTCGCCATTGCCGAGCAGCATGCGGTGACGTTCGCTGCGGGCCTGGCAATTGGCGGCTACAAGCCGGTAGTGGCGATCTACTCCACCTTCCTGCAGCGCGCCTACGATCAGCTGATCCACGATGTGGCGATCCAGAAACTGCCGGTGCTGTTTGCCATTGACCGCGGCGGCATCGTCGGCGCCGACGGGCAGACGCACCAGGGTGCCTTCGACATCGCGTTCCTGCGCTGCATTCCGAACATGGTGATCATGACGCCAAGCGATGAGAACGAGTGCCGCCAGATGCTGTTCACCGGTTACCACCACAGCAGCGGGCCAAGCGCAGTGCGCTATCCGCGTGGCACCGGCACCGGGGCCCCCCTCGAACCGCTGGCATCATTGCCGCTGGGTAAAGGCCGCGTGCTGAGCCGCGGTGAAAAACTGGCGATCCTCAACTTCGGTACGCTGCTGCCTGAGGCCCGCGCGGCGGCTGAAGCCCTGAATGCCACGCTGGTGGATATGCGCTTTGTTAAGCCGCTCGACGAGGCGTTAATCCTTGAGCTGGCTGGCAGTCATGAAGCCCTGATCACCCTGGAAGAAGGGGCGATCAAAGGCGGTGCCGGTAGCGGCGTCAATGAACTGCTGATGGCAAAACGTCGGCCGGTTCCGGTATTGAATATCGGCCTGCCGGATGCGTTTATTCCCCAGGGCACCCAGGAAGAGATCCGCGTGGATTATCAACTGGATGCCGCCGGTATCCAGCAGCAGATTGCCGACTGGCTGGCGCAGTAA